The genomic interval AACAGTAGGTATGTCGACCCCTTCGTTATACAAATCAGCAACAAAAATAAACGTCATTTCCCCCGCTTCCAATTCCTTCTTAGCAGATTCCCTTGTTTCCTTGTCAGAACCCCCATGCAATGCAACGGACTTCACACCTTGTTGATTGAAGTAATCGGCCATAAATTGAGCATGCTGCACACCGGCACAAAAGCCGAGCCCTTTCACTTCATCCAAATCGGTAACATACTGCTTCACACTTTTTAAAATTTGATGGGCACGAAACGTATCACCCGTATACAAATTTTCTAATTCTCGCATGTCATACCCTTTATTTCGCCAAGTCACCTGGGACAAATCAACACTATCAGTTATACAAAAGTATTGAAACGGGCTTAATAACTTCTGATCAACCGCTTCTGTTAAGCGCATTTCAGCAGCAATTCGGTCATCAAAATAAGGTAATATACTTTTCCCATCCATACGTTCCGGTGTTGCTGTCAATCCAAGCAGCACTTTTGGTCGATAATATTGGAGCAATGTTTGATATGAAGCTGCTGCAGCATGATGAAATTCATCAACAATAATAAAATCATAGTAGTCAGGCGACGTGTACTCATCAAGCTTTCGACTATTAAAACTTTGGATACTAATAAATAGATGGTCGATATGATCCGGTTGATTGATACCTACTAATAAATCACCAAAATTTAAATCCTGCATAATCGCGCGAAATGTATCCAAGCTTTGTTTTAAAATTTCCTCCCTATGCGCAACAAACAACAACCGCTGGGGACGTCCTTGTTCCTGGACAAAACGTTTATAGTCAAAAGCAGATATAACCGTTTTGCCGACACCAGTTGCTGCAACTAATAGATTGTTATATTTTCCATGTACTTTCCTTTCCACATCAAGATTTTCTAGTATTTCTTTTTGGAAAAAATACGGCTTTATTTCAAATGAAAAATGGATCGGCTTCTCGTCCCGTTCTTTTTTACTTAACGTTGCTTGCAGATATTGATGGTCTTCTTCCTTGTCATAGTGAAACGGTTCAAATTCATCACTATTCCAGTATGTTTCAAACGTGGCGTCCATTTTTTTAAAGACATCAAATGAGTCCTTTTCTGTGATTTTCACATTCCACTCCAAACCAGATGTCAAAGCTGGATTGGAAAGATTGGACGAACCGATATAGGCTGTACTAAAGTTCGTATGTCGTTTAAAAACATAGGCCTTCGCATGTAATCTTGTTTGATCAACATCATATGAAACTTTGATCGTTGTGTTTGGCAATTGACCTAATTCCTTGATGGCTTTGTAGTCAGTCGCTTGCATATAGGATGTGGTAATAATGCGTAGTTGACCACCCTGACCTGTAAACGCTTTAAGTTCTTTTATAATCCCACGAATGCCACTCCATTTAATAAAGGATACGAGCATGTCAATTCGGTCAGAAGATAAGATCTCATTTCGCAATTCATGCATCATATTCGGTTCCGCTTTAGCCCCAGTGAACAGTGAGCTTTCCGAAATAGGTGTGATCGGACGAATAGGATCTTCTTTTTTGACGCTGCGACTAGTATTTATTTTCGAATAG from Lentibacillus cibarius carries:
- a CDS encoding DEAD/DEAH box helicase, translating into MFHEGIYEEVITQELKQELNKLEANHYDIGKESLDVEEARKKLASYISEVTRKALFYIRDNEKNDQDALLKQIEASNALIQKLNELLPEEDFKRLQLDEEGEVLTSIYSKINTSRSVKKEDPIRPITPISESSLFTGAKAEPNMMHELRNEILSSDRIDMLVSFIKWSGIRGIIKELKAFTGQGGQLRIITTSYMQATDYKAIKELGQLPNTTIKVSYDVDQTRLHAKAYVFKRHTNFSTAYIGSSNLSNPALTSGLEWNVKITEKDSFDVFKKMDATFETYWNSDEFEPFHYDKEEDHQYLQATLSKKERDEKPIHFSFEIKPYFFQKEILENLDVERKVHGKYNNLLVAATGVGKTVISAFDYKRFVQEQGRPQRLLFVAHREEILKQSLDTFRAIMQDLNFGDLLVGINQPDHIDHLFISIQSFNSRKLDEYTSPDYYDFIIVDEFHHAAAASYQTLLQYYRPKVLLGLTATPERMDGKSILPYFDDRIAAEMRLTEAVDQKLLSPFQYFCITDSVDLSQVTWRNKGYDMRELENLYTGDTFRAHQILKSVKQYVTDLDEVKGLGFCAGVQHAQFMADYFNQQGVKSVALHGGSDKETRESAKKELEAGEMTFIFVADLYNEGVDIPTVNTTLFLRPTESLTVFLQQLGRGLRLHEDKDCLTVLDFIGQAHKNYSFEEKFRALVGKTKHSIKHYVENGFSTLPRGSFIVMEKQAKEYVLRSIRQLSNRRSHIIQKLKDFHANADQALTLNHFLTYYQMSIYDFYGKSADRSFSRMLVEAGIKNDFYFTDEKMVTKRLPNLFHLDSKRLLDFYLRYLDDFQIHSEEERLMANMFYYSFYKNAPVEEGFQSIEDGVQHIVQVPEIKREMMQILDYNRNHLSEMEFMHDLDFSSPLRIHAKYNINQIMAAMGYYNEQKAPAFREGVKHFKDKGADAFFITLNKSEKDFSPSTLYEDYAINERLIHWQTQSTVSPNSKTAQRYIHHKENDHQIMLFVREYKKENGYTSPYIFLGTADYVQHSGSKPMDFIWRLRHEMPPMLVPKANKNVL